Proteins from a genomic interval of Streptomyces sp. NBC_01445:
- a CDS encoding CoA transferase subunit A, with translation MDKVMATAQEALADVTDGRSFAVGGFGLSGVPEVLIGALYESGASDLAVVSNNCGVDGRGLGILLAAGRIARVTGSYIGENKEFARQYLAGELEVELTPQGTLAERLRAGGAGIPAFYTTAGVGTQVADGGLPWRYAADGSVAVASPPKEVRTFDGVDHILEHAVTTDYALVRAARGDRHGNLFFRRAARNFNPLAAMAGRVTVAEVEELVEPGVLGPDEIHLPGVFVQRVVALTPEQAADKGIEKRTVRER, from the coding sequence ATGGACAAGGTGATGGCCACGGCCCAGGAGGCCCTGGCGGATGTGACGGACGGACGGTCGTTCGCCGTCGGCGGCTTCGGGCTGAGCGGCGTCCCCGAGGTGCTCATCGGCGCTCTGTACGAGAGCGGGGCGAGTGATCTGGCGGTCGTGTCGAACAACTGCGGCGTCGACGGCCGTGGCCTCGGCATCCTGCTGGCCGCGGGCCGTATCGCCCGGGTCACGGGCTCGTACATCGGCGAGAACAAGGAGTTCGCCCGCCAGTACCTCGCGGGCGAACTGGAGGTCGAACTGACGCCGCAGGGCACGCTCGCCGAGCGCCTGCGGGCGGGCGGCGCGGGGATCCCTGCCTTCTACACCACGGCCGGCGTCGGCACCCAGGTCGCCGACGGCGGTCTGCCGTGGCGCTACGCCGCGGACGGCTCGGTCGCCGTGGCCTCGCCGCCCAAGGAGGTGCGGACCTTCGACGGTGTGGACCACATCCTGGAGCACGCCGTCACCACGGACTACGCGCTGGTCAGGGCGGCGCGTGGCGACCGCCACGGCAACCTGTTCTTCCGGCGCGCGGCCCGCAACTTCAACCCGCTGGCCGCCATGGCCGGACGCGTCACCGTCGCCGAGGTGGAGGAGCTGGTCGAGCCGGGCGTCCTCGGCCCCGACGAGATCCATCTGCCGGGGGTGTTCGTGCAGCGGGTCGTGGCACTGACTCCCGAGCAGGCGGCCGACAAGGGAATCGAGAAGAGGACGGTGCGCGAGCGATGA
- a CDS encoding FAD-dependent oxidoreductase → MTTTDAHDTYDTDVLVVGSGPAGGSTALLLATYGIRTLLVTKYGWLANTPRAHITNQRTMEVLRDLGVESEALALGSPSHLMGDTVLCTSLTGHEIGRIRSWGTGPATASEYVSKSPCEMIDLPQTYLEPILVNNAAARGAKVRYDTEFLSFTQDENGVTALLRDRVRGDEFTIRARYLIGADGGRSTIAEQLGLPFDGRMAKAGSMNIVFKADLAQYCAHRPSVLYWVMQPGAEMGGIGMGLVRMVRPWNEWLLVWGYDIEQPPPEVDEESARQIVRDLIGDPDLPVEIMSTSLWTVNHSYASVFSSGRVFCAGDAVHRHPPSNGLGSNTSVQDAYNLAWKLAMVVRGEAGPELLDTYSAERAPVGRQVVERANLSRDQFGPIFDVLGIGGGGDDEAIADGLAAIGAPTPEGAKKRRLLEEAIQLKNYEFNAHGVEMNQRYESSAVLPDDSPAEVWEQDRELVHQPTTRPGAKLPHAWLVDEHGERRSTLDVVGRGTFTVLTGLSGGVWDIAATACQEELGVSLRVVCVGDDNFRDAYGEWSRVSEIAEDGVLLVRPDGYVAWRRATAPETARSAEDELLGALRRVLAR, encoded by the coding sequence ATGACCACGACCGATGCGCACGACACGTACGACACCGATGTCCTCGTCGTCGGCAGCGGCCCCGCCGGTGGTTCCACCGCGCTGCTGCTGGCCACCTACGGCATCCGCACCCTGCTGGTGACGAAGTACGGCTGGCTGGCCAACACGCCGCGGGCGCACATCACCAACCAGCGCACCATGGAGGTCCTGCGCGACCTCGGGGTGGAGTCCGAGGCGCTGGCCCTCGGCAGCCCGTCCCACCTCATGGGCGACACGGTGCTGTGCACCTCGCTGACCGGGCACGAGATCGGCCGCATCCGCAGCTGGGGCACGGGGCCCGCGACGGCGAGCGAGTACGTGTCGAAGAGCCCCTGCGAGATGATCGACCTGCCGCAGACCTATCTGGAGCCGATCCTGGTGAACAACGCGGCGGCCCGCGGCGCCAAGGTGCGCTACGACACCGAGTTCCTCAGCTTCACCCAGGACGAGAACGGCGTCACCGCGCTGCTGCGCGACCGGGTCCGAGGCGACGAGTTCACCATACGGGCCCGCTACCTGATCGGCGCGGACGGCGGGCGCAGCACGATTGCCGAGCAGCTCGGCCTCCCCTTCGACGGACGCATGGCCAAGGCCGGCAGCATGAACATCGTCTTCAAGGCCGACCTCGCCCAGTACTGCGCCCACCGGCCGAGCGTCCTGTACTGGGTGATGCAGCCCGGGGCGGAGATGGGCGGCATCGGCATGGGCCTGGTGCGCATGGTGCGTCCGTGGAACGAGTGGCTGCTGGTGTGGGGGTACGACATCGAGCAGCCGCCGCCGGAGGTGGACGAGGAGTCGGCGCGGCAGATCGTACGCGACCTCATCGGCGACCCCGACCTGCCGGTGGAGATCATGTCGACCTCGTTGTGGACCGTCAACCACAGCTACGCCTCGGTGTTTTCGTCGGGAAGGGTCTTCTGCGCGGGTGACGCGGTGCACCGGCACCCGCCGTCCAACGGGCTCGGCTCCAACACCTCCGTCCAGGACGCGTACAACCTCGCCTGGAAGCTCGCGATGGTGGTCCGTGGCGAGGCTGGCCCCGAGCTGCTCGACACCTACTCCGCCGAACGAGCCCCCGTCGGGCGGCAGGTCGTCGAGCGGGCCAACCTCAGCCGTGACCAGTTCGGCCCGATCTTCGACGTGCTCGGCATCGGCGGTGGCGGCGATGACGAGGCCATCGCCGACGGGCTCGCGGCAATCGGTGCGCCGACCCCCGAGGGCGCCAAGAAGCGGCGCCTGCTCGAAGAGGCGATCCAGCTCAAGAACTACGAGTTCAACGCGCACGGCGTCGAGATGAACCAGCGCTACGAATCCTCCGCAGTGCTGCCGGACGACAGTCCCGCCGAAGTCTGGGAGCAGGACCGGGAGTTGGTGCACCAGCCGACGACCCGGCCCGGCGCGAAACTGCCGCACGCGTGGCTCGTCGACGAGCACGGCGAGCGCCGGTCCACGCTGGACGTCGTCGGGCGCGGCACCTTTACCGTGCTGACCGGCCTGTCGGGCGGCGTCTGGGACATCGCCGCGACCGCGTGCCAGGAAGAACTCGGCGTATCGCTGCGCGTGGTGTGCGTCGGCGACGACAACTTCCGTGACGCGTACGGCGAATGGAGCCGCGTCAGCGAGATCGCCGAGGACGGCGTGCTGCTGGTGCGCCCGGACGGCTACGTCGCCTGGCGCCGCGCCACCGCCCCCGAGACCGCGCGGTCGGCTGAGGACGAACTGCTCGGCGCGCTGCGCCGGGTGCTGGCCCGGTAG